CCCCGAAGCATCGCAAGACAGCGCTGCGGGCCAATAAGACGGCCAGGTGCTTGTTGAGCGTCATGAGAAAAGACAAACAAAGAAAAGGAGCAAATCAATGAAACCCGATGATGTCGCCAATGCCATCACCCAGGCCCTCATCACAGGCGGCGCCCAATGGCTTATCAGTACTGTGGTCGCCTTTCTGCCCGCCATGTGGACTCTGGCCCTGATCTTACATCTTGGCCGGCCCTACGTCCTGCGCACGCTGCGTCGCTGCGGCCTGCGCTTAGGCGCCGATGTGTGGTGGATGTCCTACCTGCTCATGCGTGATGCCGTCTTATTGATCACCTTTGCTATGAGCTGGATCTTCTTCCTGCCCAATATCGTCGTCAATGCCGCGCTGCCCATCACCGGACCATTAGCCGCCTTGCTATTGCTGCTGGCGCTCGGTGTCAAACTCTCGAGGCGCGTCGATGATGATGTCAACGCCTACCGGCTCGCCACCATCTTCCTGGTACTGGGCGCGACCCTCTATTATGGACCGCAGGTCTTCGCCGTCGAAGCCACCAGCCAGGCCTATCTCGCGGGTTTCGGCCAGGTCTTCACCAGCAACAGCAATCCGCCCGCTGCCCTCTGGATCATGTGGATCTCCCTGGCCGGTGTCGCCGTAGTTGCACTCTGGCTCTTCGCGCGTGCCCTGGTCTCCGCCAACCGCACCATGGCAAAACAACTGGCGAAAACAGCTCATCGACGAACGCCGGAAGCCTCACCCGTCAACTAGCTGCCAACCCTCTAGAGCAATGAGTTGAGCCTACCTGCCTCAACTCATTGCTCCTGGTCCTACAGGGTGGGGTATAGGGACCGGATTTATCGCGTCCAGGATGGGGCCGCCTGCTCAAAGTTTGACACTATTCAAACCAATATGCTAGCATGAAGTGACACTGCAACCAGCCTCGCACGAAACAGGGGGTGTGGACCAGATCAACATCAAATTTTATTACATGTTCTAGAGGAGTACGTATGCGTGACAGAAATGACTGGAACCGTCAGGTAATTGAAGAATTCCGCGCCAATAAGGGGAAGGTTGGTGGTATATGGGAAGGTAGACCCTTGCTTTTGCTCACAACCACCGGCGCAAAGAGCGGCCAGCCCCGTACCAGACCGGTAATGTATATGCGCGACGGCGACCGCCTGTTTGTCTTCGCCTCCAAAGGCGGCGCGCCAACCAACCCCGACTGGTATCACAACCTGCTCGTTCACCCCGAAGTCACCGTCGAAGTCGACGGTGAGACCTACGATGCCATCGCCACTCCTATCACAGGCGAGGAGCGCGACCGCATCTATGCTCAATGGGCGCAAATGTATCCACAGTTCGGCGAATACCAGAAGAAAACAACACGTAAGATTCCCGTGATCGCGCTGGATCGCCGCAACGCCTGATATTCCGTCAAGCCACAATCGGCGGAAACCGCAAGGGCCGCCCTTGTGGTCGCCCGCCCCCCGCTCGCTAAGCCCCACGATTACTTGTGCTGTTCGCGCACGAACAGGATACCTACTGCCGCCACGACCAGGAAAAACGTCGCACAGGCGAACACCAGGCGATACCCAAATTGTAAATTGCCCTGACCCCCGGCAATGTTGATCATCGCGCTGCCAAGCAGCGGAGCGATAATCGCCGGTATGGTCGTCGAGGCGTTCCATAACCCCAGGTGTTTCCCGGCCTCTTTCAGCGATGGCAACGCGTCAATCGTCAGTGCCCAATCCACACTCGAAAACGCCCCGTAACCCAATCCAAACAGTATGCCTATCGGCCACAGCCAGATGCCAAGGTTGCCCGAAGCCACCACGAAGATGAAAGCCGTCGCCGCCATGAACATCGTCGCGATACACACAACCGGCGCGCGCCTCTTCATTCTATCCGAGAGTACCCCGGACAGAATCCCGCTGACTACGCCGCCGCCCAGCGCCAGCACCGCGATCAACGCGGTCGTCGCCACAAAGTTCCCCACGTTTTGCACTCGCGCGAAGTAATACTCCACATAGGTCATGAACAGCGTAATTCCCAGCATTATCGCTGTGCGCGTCAGAAAGACTACCGTGAAATTATACTTCTTCCACGGCTCTACCCAGTGATGTATCATCCGCCAGCAGAATCCAAGGAACGTTTTTTCGCTCATAATGGGGGGAACTGTATGCCGGTAAGGAGTTTCCCGCACGCTCAGTACCGTAATCACGATACCAACCGTCATCAGCGCCGCTGTCACCATATAATAGATACCCGCGTTCTGGCGTACCAGAAAAGGGTTAAAGGCATGCTGGTTCACCCCACCAAGCAGATAAGCGGCCAGCCCCAGGCTCGCCACGCTTCCCAGAATAGACAATCCCCCTACGTAGCCCGAGGCCATTCCTCGCTGCTCCTCCGGTACCTGGTCCGGTACAAGGCTTTGATAAGCCGGGTTTATCGTATTCATACCTACATGCAGCAGGGCCAGCCCTGCCAGAAAGTAGGCCAGCGTACTCCCATTCACCAGCAAGGGCGTACTGGCAATCACCAGCAGCCCACCGGCAATCAGATAAGGACGACGGCGCCCAAACTTGCCCCCTGTACGGTCGGAGAACGTTCCAATCAGCGGCGGCATCAGCAGCGATATCACCGACGCCGCCATCACCAGCCAGCTCAGCACCGTTGCTTGCTCAGCACTTCCCACCTGGTTCGATGGAAAAAATAGCAGGATTTGCGTCGGAATGACAATCGGCAGCAGCGCCGAGATTTCAGTATTAAGCGGAAACCATAATATATTCAGTAGCAGTTGTTTCTTATGTGAAAGTCGTGCCACCTTCACATGCTCTTTCACCTCCTGGTCGTTATCTGTATCGTGTTTCTTTATTGATGATGTCAAACGTTCAGACATTTTCAGCCTCATTTTTTTCAGCCTCACTTTGCTGTTCATCCGCATCTTGATCTTGTTCGTTCCCTTTAGGCTTGCGATTCTCACGCACAAAAAGAACGCATATTGCAGCGACAATCAGGAATAACGCAGCAATGAAAAAGATTGTGCGATATCCTATGTCCAGCGCGTTGAAATGGTTCGCAATCGTGAGAATGATGCCGCCAAACAAAGGGGCCAAAATAGCCGGTATCGTCGCAGAAGCGCTCCACAAGCCCAGGTCTTTCCCCGCTTCCTTTAACGATGGCAAAGCGTCAATCGATAAGGCCCAGTCCACGCTTGAAAATGCCCCATATCCCAACCCGAAGCATACTCCCAGCGGCCACAGTACTATCTCCAGGCTCCCTATCCCATTCGCCGGAAGAAAGACGAACGCCATCGAGGCAAAACTCATAAAGATCGTCGCAACCGACACAATCGGCGCGCGTCGCCTCAGGTGATCCGAAAGTATCCCAAATACAATGCCGCTCACCACACCTCCACCCAGCGCAAAGACCGCAACCAGGGCCGTCGTTGTCACAAAATTTCCTACATGCTGCACATGCGCGAAGTAATACTCCACAAAGGTCATAAACATCGCCAGTGCCAGCATAATGGATGCGCGTGTCAAGAACACCACCGTGAAATTGTGCTTGCGCCAGGGGTCGATCCAGCTATGCACGAACCATTGCTTAAACTGCTCTCCTTTCGGCTCGCTCGTCCTGGTCGCTGATTTTGGCTTCGCTTGAACAGCCGCCTCAGGCACGCCAAAGATCGTCACCAGGATACCCACGACCATCAAGCCAATCGTCACAATGAAGAAAATACCTGCATTGTAGCGTATTATATCAGAGTTATGAGTATGTTGACTGACTCCACCCAGCAGGTAGGCCGCCAGCCCCAGGCTCACCAGGTTGCCCAGAATAGTTAGCGCCCCCACGAATGCCGACGCCTCTCCTCGCTGCCGTTCCGGCACCCGATCCGGCACCAGGCTTTGATACGCAGGCATCAACGTATTATTCCCTATATGCAGCAGCGAAAGTCCTACAAGAAACACGATCAGGGTGTTGTTTATCACCAACAGCGGCAAGCTGGCAATCAGCAGTACTCCACCCGCTACAATATAGGGATGGCGTCGTCCAAACCTGCTCGCCGTGTTATCCGAGAGCGAACCCACCAGCGGCGGCATCAATAGCGATACAACAGAAGCTATCGTTGTAAGCCACCCCAGAAATGTCCCCTGTATCGCATCACCTACATGCGTAGCGGGCAAAAAGATCAGAATCACTGTGGGAACCACCACCGGCAGCAATGCAGCGTTCAGTGCATTTACCGGCAACCACAGGATGTTAATGGCCAGTTCTTGCGGAATTGATACCCGCTTTTTCCCCTTGCCTCTATCTCTTTCTTTATCCCCTCCTCCATCCTTCCTCTCCATCCTTACCTCTTCCTATCTAGCATCATCTAATATAGCATATCATCCCGTATCTGACACAAACATACCCCACCCCTCTAACAACCGGTCGCCCCGATACTGATAAATGTATAGGCTCGTTGTCATTCTGAGTGAAACGAAGAATCCCGCTCGCCTGACCGCGATTCTTCCCTGTGCGCTCCGCTCAGCGCTTCGACCCTTTCACTCGCAATGACAATTCCAGAATTCTTTCTCACGTTTATATCACGTAGCGGAACAAAGATTGGTCGAACTCCGGCATGAAGGAAAGTGCTGATTCTATGCTCATACCCGCTCCTGTGCCATGCCCCCTTGCCGTAGGGGCCGATTCATCGCGCCCAGCGCCGATTGATCGGCCCCGCGTCCGTTGCCGGATTATGTTGTCAAACACGATCATCGGCTCTCAGGCTACCCGCACTATTTTGTGAAAACTGACTATAAGATTAACGACCGTATCATCCTTGCAGCTTGTTACTATCATAATCCATAGATGATTCCGTATGAGAAGGTTGAAAAACTTGTAGATTGCAGACAATATCACTGCTCAGGTGCAGGGGCAATAGACACGTCTGGCTTTTTCCGCACAAACATTGAGCGCCGCAAAAGCAGCACCGGTATCAGCCACAGCGGATAAATCAAGTATGGCAAATTAGAGGCCCAATAGGAGATATCATTAGTGACGCTGGGCAAACCGGCAAAGATATCGCCCAGAAAGAAACCCACAATCGCATAGAAAATCATCGCACCCGTCATCAGCCCCACCGGAATCACCCACGCTCGCCTCATCCACAGACCCAATCCCGTAATAAAATAAAGCGGCCCTAGCAAAAAGGCATCCTCAACAGCCCCGGCCAGTATCCCCGGGTCCACCTTATAGTAGCTGTTATCCCCGTTCAAAATGTAGTCATACCAGATCTGCCCCAAAAAATTGCTATCAGGCCCGATAGTCACCTTATGAAGCGCGAAAAGCACATAATAGAACTGGGGAATAGCGGTAATGATTCCCAGCAGTAGCGAAAAACAAGCCAGAATAGAGAGCCAGAGCGGCCGCCTGGCCCTCGATGTCGTGTCTATATGCGAATTCTGATCGATGCGTGCAGCCATAACCCGATCCTTTCTCACTGTTATGGGACAATTATATTCCATTATCACTCTGCACTCATCAAATCATCAAGGGCAAACGTTCCCTTTAAGAAAGCGGTTTCTTATTTGACTGGTAGGTTCCCGGCTGCGAGCGGAAACCAATCGCAAGGCGGTTCCAGCCATTGATCGCTACAATCGCCAGCGTCAGATTCACCAGTTCCTCCTCGCTGAAGTGCTTGCGCACCTCATCATAAACGGCATCGGACGCGTGGCCCTGGCTGATCAGCGTAAGCTCCTCCGTCCACAGCAGCGCAGCACGCTCGCGTTCGCTATAAAACGGCGTCTCGCGCCATGCATTCAGCTCATAGAGCCGCTGTTCGCTCTCACCCATCGCGCGAGCATCCTTACTATGCATATCGATGCAGTACGCGCACCCATTGATCTGTGAGGCGCGCATCTTGACCAGTTCCAGCAGCAAGGGTTCCAGCCCGCAGTTATCGACATAGTTTTGCAGTCCAGCCATAGCCCTGTAGCCCTCTGGCGCAACCCTCGCATATTTCAAACGTTCTTCCATCGTATAAAGCTCCTTCCTTTGTATTTAAACATACGTTTACATACACAAACATACCATAATAATGGATTTGTTCACAGAGCCAATTTTCGCTATAATAACCACGCCGTTTAGCAGGAAACAAATCATGCCGAAGCGCGCCGACTCCATCAAGCGACCAGAAATCAGAATCCTTTCCTTTCCAGCGCCGAAGTGCTATACTGAACCAGAAACACAACCGTAATGTTTCGCCCATTAGCCACTCAAAGCAAGGAGGCCCACATGTCTTCATCCGCTTCACCCAACCCCGCCGCACAAACCTCTTCTGTACCCCCTTTATTGCAGGTATATGTGGTACCCGACGCGCAGTACCCAAACGTTATCGCCAACGTCATCAACCAGGCCCAGCAGTACGTCTGGCTCGAGATGTATATGCTCACCGACCCCGAAATCATCACCGCCCTTGCCGCCGCCTCTCAGCGCCGCGCAGCCCAGCCAGCCGGCGCACAGGCTAACATCGACGTCAGAGTAATCCTGGAGTCACAGCCATATGGTCTCCCTCCCTCCCCGGCTCTTATCAATCCGCTTGCGACCTTCGGCACCCCCAACGTCCAGGTTCGTCCCAGCCCCTCATCGGCTTTCCTACCCTTGAAATGGGCTCCGCAAACCCATTTTTATAACCACGCCAAGTTAGCCATAATCGATGATGTCGCCTACGTCATGTCCTCGAACCTCAGCAAGTCAGGAACCGGCAATATCGTGAACTGGGGCACATTTCACGGCGACCGTGACTACATCGTCATGGATCAGGACCCCCACGACGTTCAGACCCTCAAAACCATCTTCACCGCCGACTGGGCGGGACAAAATTGGAACTCGCAGCAGCAACCGGCATCTGTTGGGCAACTGCTCCCAACCAACCTGGTCGTCAGCCCCTACAACGCGCACAACGTCCTGCTCAGCCTCATCCAGAGCGCCCAACACACCCTGCAAATCGAATGCGAAGAGGTCAGCGATTCAAGCCAGGAGACCGGCCCCTCAGACATTGAACAGGCCCTGCTCAGCCTCGCATCGCGTGTCCCGGTGCAGCTAATTGTGCCCCAGGACACCGCCGGCAACCTCTCGCCCGCGCTTCTAAAAGTCCTCCAGGTGCGCGTACACGACCCCACCCTCTACATGCACGCCAAAATGATGCTCATCGACGGCCATACCGCATACATCGGCTCCCAGAATCTCAGCGCCGGTTCCCTCAAACACAACCGCGAATTCGGCGTAATTCTAACCGCCCAGCAATACCCCAACGCCCTCACCACCCTCAGCAGCACTTTTGCCACCGATTGGGCGGCATCCCAGCCACCATCTTCCTCCTGAGCCATGCCGGTATATCGGGCATGTAATATCGTGTTCAGTTGAATTTTCTGTGAAGGGATGGAACCTTATTACCCCTTCTACCAAATATGGTCAGCCCATCCACAAACCGGAGAAAAGCAATATGACCGCTATCTATCTCGAACTCACCCCCAAAAAAGTCATCGCCTGGTCGCTCGAATGGCCCGGTTGGTGCCGCATTCGCCCGAACGAGAATGCCGCCATACAGGCCTTAATCGATACCGAACCGCGCTACCGGCGAATCACGGAACGGGCAGGATTGGAATTTACTCCTGGCGACCTCGTCGTCGTCGAACGACTCCAGGGCGATAGCAACACTGCCTGGGGCGTACCTTCCGTTCTCGCCCCTGCCGAAACCAGCCCCATCGACGCCGCCACCGCGCAACGCAACGTCGCCCTACTGCGCGCCGCCTGGGACATGCTCGAAGAAGTCGTCGCCACCTCGCCTGCCGAACTACGCAAAGGCCCACGCGGCGGTGGTCGCGACCGCGACGAAGTCCGCCAGCACGTCATCGAAGCCGAGCGCACCTACGCCCGCAAAATCGGCGTGCGCCATAAACCCTTCGCAATGAGCGACAATCTCGCCCTGACAGCCATGCGTGACGAAATCGCATCGGTACTGAGCCAGCCCTCCACCGGAGAACCTCTCGTTCCTGGCGGATGGAACGCCAGCTATGCTGTACGCCGTATAGCCTGGCACGTCGTCGACCACATCTGGGAAATAGAAGATCGTAGAGGCTAAGGGTGATTTTGGATGGGGATATAGGAACCAGAGGAATAAACTCATGACCCAACCACTCCAGTGCATAAAGGTAGATGCCTCAACGCTCCAACACTCTATCGAGGTCTTAGGAGCTATTGGTCAACAGCCCGGGGGAGGAATTGTGCGCCCCGTCTATAGCCCTGCCTGGGTAGAGGCTCGCAGGCAACTCGCAACCCTCATGCGCGCCGCCGGTCTCGATGTACGCGAAGACGCGGTGGGCAATCTTTTCGGACGCCTCGCTGGCAGTGATGAGGGCCATACCATTCTCACCGGTTCTCACTTCGACACCGTCCCTCTCGGCGGCAAGTTCGATGGTGCGCTCGGCATCCTGGCAGGAATTGTTGCCCTACAAGCGCTCTGTGAGCATCTCGGAACACCCCGGCGCTCCCTTGAAGTAGTTGCCTTATGTGAAGAGGAAGGCAGCCGTTTCCCGGCACATTGTTGGGGGACAAAAGCGATCCTGGGACGCATTGATCCTGTTGAGCTTGAGCAGGTACGCGATACACAAGGCATCACGATTGCCGAAGCCATGCAGGCTATCGGTCTGGCTCCTGAGCGATACCGAGAAGCTATCCGCACCGATGTAGCGGCATTCTTGGAATTGCACATTGAGCAGGGTCGCATCCTCTTTGATGAAGGGATAAATCTTGGCATCGTCACTGCCATTACAGGCTTGCAACACTTCTGGATCACGGTCAAGGGCCGGGCTGACCATGCAGGCACCACGCCGATGGATTTGCGACTTGATGCGCTGCAAGGAGCAGCCCATATGGCTCTAGAGATCACGCGCCTCGTCGAACAAGC
This sequence is a window from Ktedonobacteraceae bacterium. Protein-coding genes within it:
- a CDS encoding MFS transporter, which produces MERKDGGGDKERDRGKGKKRVSIPQELAINILWLPVNALNAALLPVVVPTVILIFLPATHVGDAIQGTFLGWLTTIASVVSLLMPPLVGSLSDNTASRFGRRHPYIVAGGVLLIASLPLLVINNTLIVFLVGLSLLHIGNNTLMPAYQSLVPDRVPERQRGEASAFVGALTILGNLVSLGLAAYLLGGVSQHTHNSDIIRYNAGIFFIVTIGLMVVGILVTIFGVPEAAVQAKPKSATRTSEPKGEQFKQWFVHSWIDPWRKHNFTVVFLTRASIMLALAMFMTFVEYYFAHVQHVGNFVTTTALVAVFALGGGVVSGIVFGILSDHLRRRAPIVSVATIFMSFASMAFVFLPANGIGSLEIVLWPLGVCFGLGYGAFSSVDWALSIDALPSLKEAGKDLGLWSASATIPAILAPLFGGIILTIANHFNALDIGYRTIFFIAALFLIVAAICVLFVRENRKPKGNEQDQDADEQQSEAEKNEAENV
- a CDS encoding MFS transporter, translated to MSERLTSSIKKHDTDNDQEVKEHVKVARLSHKKQLLLNILWFPLNTEISALLPIVIPTQILLFFPSNQVGSAEQATVLSWLVMAASVISLLMPPLIGTFSDRTGGKFGRRRPYLIAGGLLVIASTPLLVNGSTLAYFLAGLALLHVGMNTINPAYQSLVPDQVPEEQRGMASGYVGGLSILGSVASLGLAAYLLGGVNQHAFNPFLVRQNAGIYYMVTAALMTVGIVITVLSVRETPYRHTVPPIMSEKTFLGFCWRMIHHWVEPWKKYNFTVVFLTRTAIMLGITLFMTYVEYYFARVQNVGNFVATTALIAVLALGGGVVSGILSGVLSDRMKRRAPVVCIATMFMAATAFIFVVASGNLGIWLWPIGILFGLGYGAFSSVDWALTIDALPSLKEAGKHLGLWNASTTIPAIIAPLLGSAMINIAGGQGNLQFGYRLVFACATFFLVVAAVGILFVREQHK
- a CDS encoding phospholipase D-like domain-containing protein, which codes for MSSSASPNPAAQTSSVPPLLQVYVVPDAQYPNVIANVINQAQQYVWLEMYMLTDPEIITALAAASQRRAAQPAGAQANIDVRVILESQPYGLPPSPALINPLATFGTPNVQVRPSPSSAFLPLKWAPQTHFYNHAKLAIIDDVAYVMSSNLSKSGTGNIVNWGTFHGDRDYIVMDQDPHDVQTLKTIFTADWAGQNWNSQQQPASVGQLLPTNLVVSPYNAHNVLLSLIQSAQHTLQIECEEVSDSSQETGPSDIEQALLSLASRVPVQLIVPQDTAGNLSPALLKVLQVRVHDPTLYMHAKMMLIDGHTAYIGSQNLSAGSLKHNREFGVILTAQQYPNALTTLSSTFATDWAASQPPSSS
- a CDS encoding Zn-dependent hydrolase, with protein sequence MTQPLQCIKVDASTLQHSIEVLGAIGQQPGGGIVRPVYSPAWVEARRQLATLMRAAGLDVREDAVGNLFGRLAGSDEGHTILTGSHFDTVPLGGKFDGALGILAGIVALQALCEHLGTPRRSLEVVALCEEEGSRFPAHCWGTKAILGRIDPVELEQVRDTQGITIAEAMQAIGLAPERYREAIRTDVAAFLELHIEQGRILFDEGINLGIVTAITGLQHFWITVKGRADHAGTTPMDLRLDALQGAAHMALEITRLVEQAGRPAVVTIGKWEVKPGAVNVVPGEVGFSIDLRHPEEETLQQLSAAIQTQCEAIAQERHLSISIELTGKSAPQKMDPGLQATLVKAAEACGATWKSLPSGAGHDSQIMARHLPTAMLFVPSLEGRSHSPAECTTIDDAARGASVLATALSSLAY
- a CDS encoding carboxymuconolactone decarboxylase family protein encodes the protein MEERLKYARVAPEGYRAMAGLQNYVDNCGLEPLLLELVKMRASQINGCAYCIDMHSKDARAMGESEQRLYELNAWRETPFYSERERAALLWTEELTLISQGHASDAVYDEVRKHFSEEELVNLTLAIVAINGWNRLAIGFRSQPGTYQSNKKPLS
- a CDS encoding nitroreductase family deazaflavin-dependent oxidoreductase, yielding MRDRNDWNRQVIEEFRANKGKVGGIWEGRPLLLLTTTGAKSGQPRTRPVMYMRDGDRLFVFASKGGAPTNPDWYHNLLVHPEVTVEVDGETYDAIATPITGEERDRIYAQWAQMYPQFGEYQKKTTRKIPVIALDRRNA